A genomic region of Streptosporangium lutulentum contains the following coding sequences:
- a CDS encoding metal ABC transporter permease — protein MSWFDFAVHRALLEAALVGAMGGVVGVFVITRRLSFFAMALTHATFPGIVVAALLGINLFLGGGVFGLLIVAGVVFLGRGRGQNFTAATGVALACGFALGVVLVSAQAGFTKDLTAYTVGDILTVGASDLVTTAVVACVILLTLAMLGKELLLRAFDPDGAAAAGLPVTLLDLALLALVEMAVVATVPALGAILTLALLVGPAATARLLSDRLAVLFPLAAVIGVACGLTGIWISMLADVAAGASIALLVGAVFAVALLLRRGVRRSRRSTALSEAG, from the coding sequence ATGAGCTGGTTCGACTTCGCCGTGCACCGGGCCCTGCTGGAAGCCGCTCTCGTCGGAGCCATGGGCGGGGTCGTCGGCGTCTTCGTGATCACTCGCAGGTTGTCGTTCTTCGCCATGGCGCTCACCCACGCCACCTTCCCCGGCATCGTGGTCGCGGCCCTGCTCGGCATCAACCTGTTCCTCGGCGGCGGCGTCTTCGGCCTGCTCATCGTGGCGGGGGTCGTGTTCCTGGGCCGGGGCAGGGGGCAGAACTTCACCGCGGCCACCGGCGTCGCCCTGGCCTGCGGCTTCGCGCTCGGAGTCGTCCTGGTCTCCGCGCAGGCCGGTTTCACCAAGGATCTGACCGCCTACACCGTCGGCGACATCCTCACCGTCGGCGCCTCCGACCTGGTCACGACCGCCGTCGTCGCCTGCGTGATCCTGCTCACGCTCGCGATGCTGGGCAAGGAACTGTTGCTGCGGGCCTTCGACCCCGATGGCGCCGCGGCGGCGGGACTGCCCGTGACACTGCTGGACCTCGCGCTGCTCGCCCTCGTCGAGATGGCCGTGGTGGCGACCGTCCCCGCGCTCGGAGCCATCCTGACCCTGGCCCTCCTCGTCGGACCGGCCGCCACCGCCCGGCTGCTCAGCGACCGCCTCGCCGTTCTGTTCCCGCTGGCCGCCGTGATCGGCGTCGCCTGCGGGCTCACCGGAATCTGGATCTCCATGCTCGCCGACGTCGCCGCGGGAGCGTCCATCGCGCTGCTCGTCGGCGCCGTTTTCGCCGTCGCCCTTCTTCTGCGCCGCGGAGTGAGAAGGTCACGACGATCCACGGCCCTCAGCGAAGCCGGCTGA
- a CDS encoding metal ABC transporter permease — MNLFAPFATPFMARALIELVILGALAGTVGVLVLLRRLAFVTDTMTHTVFPGVVIGYLAAGEGGIFWGALAAGVVTAVLLTLLTGRRAVNEDSALAMLLTSLFALGVVLVSRQSGYTTDLTAFLFGRVLTVTEEQLAQTALISVVVIATLALLRRPLLLRAFDPETAEAAGYRTRSLDLVTNLLVAVVIVAAVRAVGTILVIALLIVPAAAARALSDRLALIVPLAVVIGVLGGWLGLAASYEASVHHGVRLAAGGTVVLVLTGLYLLAGLGGVARRRIGRRRAAAGSPGTASSGISTGVTG, encoded by the coding sequence ATGAACCTCTTCGCGCCCTTCGCCACCCCCTTCATGGCCCGCGCGCTGATCGAGCTGGTCATCCTCGGCGCGCTGGCCGGCACCGTCGGCGTGCTGGTCCTGCTGCGCAGACTCGCCTTCGTCACCGACACCATGACCCACACCGTCTTTCCCGGCGTGGTCATCGGCTACCTCGCGGCGGGCGAGGGCGGCATCTTCTGGGGCGCGCTCGCCGCGGGCGTGGTGACCGCGGTGCTGCTCACCCTTCTCACCGGCAGGCGCGCGGTGAACGAGGACTCCGCCCTCGCCATGCTGCTCACCTCGCTGTTCGCGCTCGGCGTGGTGCTGGTCTCCCGGCAGAGCGGTTACACCACCGACCTGACGGCCTTCCTGTTCGGCCGCGTCCTGACCGTCACCGAGGAGCAACTGGCGCAGACCGCGCTGATATCCGTCGTCGTCATCGCGACGCTGGCCCTGCTGCGGCGTCCGCTCCTGCTGCGCGCCTTCGATCCCGAGACGGCCGAGGCCGCCGGCTATCGCACGAGGTCGCTCGACCTGGTGACCAATCTGCTCGTCGCCGTGGTCATCGTGGCCGCCGTGCGCGCGGTGGGCACCATCCTGGTCATCGCACTGCTGATCGTGCCCGCCGCGGCCGCCCGTGCGCTGTCCGACCGGCTCGCGCTCATCGTGCCGCTGGCCGTGGTGATCGGCGTGCTGGGAGGCTGGCTCGGCCTCGCGGCCAGCTACGAGGCGTCCGTCCACCACGGGGTACGGCTGGCCGCGGGCGGCACCGTCGTCCTCGTCCTGACCGGCCTCTATCTGCTGGCCGGGCTCGGAGGCGTGGCCCGCCGCCGAATCGGCCGGAGACGCGCGGCGGCCGGGTCCCCCGGCACGGCCTCGTCCGGGATCTCGACGGGGGTGACCGGATGA
- a CDS encoding metal ABC transporter ATP-binding protein, which produces MADPAPPDLPPEDGAPRDVTLRLEHASIAYGDVPVLEKIHGVVHPGEAVALIGPNGAGKSTLIKAILDLVPVVRGTIEVLGRTPALARRDVAYVPQADTLDPDFPVSVEQVVMMGRYRRIGWLRRPGRSDRAAAAEALERVGLTHRARHRFGTLSGGQRQRVLLARAIAAQPRLLLLDEPFNGVDAVSQHALLEAITALKGQGASVVISTHDLAIAHLACEEVCLLNRYQFGFGPAEEVLTPEGLRATYGGHALELRGDRVIVAQS; this is translated from the coding sequence ATGGCTGACCCCGCTCCCCCGGACCTCCCGCCCGAAGACGGCGCGCCCCGGGACGTCACCCTGCGACTGGAACACGCCAGCATCGCGTACGGCGACGTGCCGGTGCTGGAGAAGATCCACGGCGTCGTCCACCCGGGTGAGGCGGTCGCGCTGATCGGTCCCAACGGGGCGGGCAAGTCGACCCTCATCAAGGCGATCCTCGATCTGGTCCCGGTCGTGCGAGGCACGATCGAGGTGCTGGGCCGCACTCCCGCCCTGGCGCGCCGCGACGTCGCCTACGTGCCCCAGGCCGACACCCTCGACCCCGACTTCCCCGTCTCGGTCGAGCAGGTCGTGATGATGGGCCGGTACCGCAGGATCGGCTGGCTCAGGCGCCCCGGCAGGTCCGATCGCGCGGCGGCGGCGGAGGCGCTGGAGCGGGTCGGTCTCACCCATCGCGCGCGGCACAGGTTCGGCACGCTGTCGGGCGGGCAACGCCAGCGGGTGCTGCTCGCGCGGGCGATCGCCGCCCAGCCTCGGCTGCTGCTGCTGGACGAGCCGTTCAACGGCGTCGACGCCGTCAGCCAGCACGCGCTGCTGGAGGCGATCACCGCGCTCAAAGGCCAGGGCGCGAGCGTGGTGATCAGCACCCATGACCTGGCCATCGCCCACCTCGCCTGCGAGGAGGTGTGCCTGCTCAACCGGTACCAGTTCGGCTTCGGCCCGGCCGAGGAGGTCCTGACCCCCGAGGGCCTGCGGGCGACGTACGGGGGACACGCGCTGGAACTGCGCGGTGACCGCGTCATCGTGGCCCAGTCATGA
- a CDS encoding metal ABC transporter substrate-binding protein translates to MFSSRSGLAASAGLIALLATACGQAGAAQTSSAASGQVATSAAADGPLKVVATTTQVGDFARNIGGDKVSVTQILRPNVDPHDYEPSPADIQAIADADIVVKNGVGLEKWLDQVISSAGFEGQVVDASQGVTIRKGDGSEEESAGDPHIWHNPQNAKIMAANIEKALAAKDAPDATAYQANLDSYDAKLDALDADIAKRIDTIPADRRKLVTNHDAFGYYIDRYHLTFIGSIIPSFDTSAELSAKQISNLVAKIKSTGVTAVFSESSLPPKTAQAIGTEAGVKVEAGEDSLYGDTLGPEGSAGATYLDMEKHNTDVIVGALNG, encoded by the coding sequence GTGTTCTCATCTCGAAGCGGTCTTGCGGCGAGCGCCGGATTGATCGCGCTGCTGGCCACGGCCTGCGGGCAGGCCGGCGCCGCTCAGACGTCCTCGGCCGCATCCGGCCAGGTCGCGACCTCGGCGGCGGCCGACGGCCCGCTCAAGGTGGTCGCCACCACCACGCAGGTCGGCGACTTCGCCCGCAACATCGGCGGCGACAAGGTCAGCGTCACCCAGATCCTCAGGCCGAACGTCGATCCGCACGACTACGAACCCTCACCCGCCGACATCCAGGCCATCGCGGACGCCGACATCGTGGTGAAGAACGGCGTGGGCCTGGAGAAGTGGCTGGACCAGGTGATCTCCTCGGCCGGGTTCGAGGGCCAGGTCGTGGACGCCAGCCAGGGCGTGACCATCCGCAAGGGCGACGGCTCGGAGGAGGAGAGCGCGGGCGATCCGCACATCTGGCACAACCCGCAGAACGCCAAGATCATGGCGGCGAACATCGAGAAGGCCCTCGCCGCCAAGGACGCCCCCGACGCCACCGCGTACCAGGCCAATCTGGACTCCTACGACGCCAAGCTGGACGCCCTGGACGCCGACATCGCCAAGCGCATCGACACGATCCCCGCCGACCGGCGCAAACTGGTGACCAACCACGATGCCTTCGGCTACTACATCGACCGCTATCACCTGACGTTCATCGGCTCGATCATCCCCAGCTTCGACACCTCCGCCGAGCTGTCGGCCAAGCAGATCTCCAACCTCGTCGCCAAGATCAAGTCGACCGGGGTGACCGCCGTCTTCTCCGAGTCCTCCCTGCCGCCCAAGACCGCCCAGGCCATCGGAACGGAGGCGGGCGTGAAGGTCGAGGCCGGCGAGGACTCCCTGTACGGCGACACGCTCGGCCCCGAGGGCTCGGCGGGCGCGACCTACCTGGACATGGAGAAGCACAACACCGATGTCATCGTCGGCGCGCTCAATGGCTGA
- a CDS encoding YnfA family protein has product MTIAKSLLLFALAAVAEIGGAWLIWQGVREHRGLLWIAAGVIALGAYGFVAAFQPDPHFGRILAAYGGVFVAGSLLWGVLADGFRPDRWDLIGAGICLVGVVVIMYGPRG; this is encoded by the coding sequence ATGACGATCGCCAAGTCCCTGCTGTTGTTCGCCCTCGCGGCCGTCGCGGAGATTGGCGGCGCGTGGCTGATCTGGCAGGGGGTGCGCGAGCATCGCGGACTGCTGTGGATCGCCGCCGGCGTCATCGCGCTGGGAGCCTACGGATTCGTCGCCGCCTTCCAGCCGGACCCCCACTTCGGCCGGATCCTGGCCGCCTACGGCGGGGTGTTCGTCGCCGGGTCCCTGCTGTGGGGCGTCCTGGCCGACGGCTTCCGCCCGGACCGCTGGGACCTGATCGGGGCGGGGATCTGCCTGGTCGGCGTGGTCGTCATCATGTACGGTCCGCGCGGCTGA
- a CDS encoding glycosyltransferase family 4 protein, whose product MKIRYMLLHAYGMGGTIRTVVNQANAMAAAGHDVEIISVVRRRDEPQFSVDPRVEITALADQRDGVRPDSTARKAWRRIRGKIVPYGEFAASYFTERVEKAVIDYVSGLQDGILVTTRPALNLISARRTPKSVVRVAQEHMNLATHPDSVRQEIARYYGRLDTVAVLTSTDRADYQALLPGTPVVRIPNAIHTLDQKPSTQDSRLVIAAGRLVSQKGFDLLIPAFGQVVRHHPDWRLRIYGTGPKKAALRALIKEHRLEDNVTLMGRSNRLDEELARSSLYVLSSRFEGLPMVMIEAMSHALPVVAFDCPTGPRDVITEEVDGLLVPPKNVDALASAMSRLISDRELRRRMGQAAVRTARDYAPDAVTPMWEKLFTDLLRPDSPVSGP is encoded by the coding sequence ATGAAGATCCGTTACATGCTCCTGCACGCCTACGGCATGGGCGGCACGATCCGCACCGTGGTCAACCAGGCGAACGCGATGGCGGCCGCCGGGCACGACGTCGAGATCATCAGCGTGGTGCGCCGCCGCGACGAACCCCAGTTCTCCGTCGACCCGCGCGTCGAGATCACCGCCCTGGCCGACCAGCGTGACGGGGTGCGGCCCGACTCGACGGCCCGCAAGGCCTGGCGAAGGATCCGCGGGAAGATCGTGCCCTACGGCGAGTTCGCGGCGTCCTATTTCACCGAGCGGGTGGAGAAGGCCGTCATCGACTACGTCTCCGGGCTCCAGGACGGCATCCTGGTCACCACCCGCCCGGCGCTGAACCTCATCTCCGCCCGCCGTACCCCGAAAAGCGTCGTGCGCGTCGCCCAGGAGCACATGAACCTGGCCACCCACCCCGACAGCGTCCGGCAGGAGATCGCCCGCTACTACGGCCGGCTGGACACGGTCGCGGTGCTCACCTCGACCGACCGCGCGGACTACCAGGCGCTGCTGCCCGGGACCCCGGTCGTGCGGATCCCCAACGCGATCCACACCCTCGACCAGAAGCCCTCCACGCAGGACAGCCGGCTCGTGATCGCCGCCGGCCGCCTCGTCTCGCAGAAGGGGTTCGACCTGCTCATCCCGGCGTTCGGGCAGGTCGTGCGGCACCATCCGGACTGGCGGCTGCGCATCTACGGCACCGGTCCCAAGAAAGCCGCGCTGCGCGCGCTCATCAAGGAACACAGGCTTGAGGACAACGTCACCCTGATGGGCCGCAGCAACCGGCTCGACGAGGAACTGGCCCGGTCCTCGCTGTACGTGCTCAGCTCCCGGTTCGAGGGGCTGCCGATGGTGATGATCGAGGCCATGTCCCACGCGCTGCCGGTCGTCGCCTTCGACTGCCCGACCGGCCCCCGCGACGTCATCACCGAGGAGGTCGACGGGCTGCTCGTGCCGCCCAAGAACGTCGACGCGCTGGCCTCGGCCATGAGCCGTCTCATCTCCGACCGCGAACTCCGGCGGCGAATGGGCCAGGCGGCCGTACGGACGGCGCGGGACTACGCCCCCGATGCCGTCACTCCCATGTGGGAGAAGCTGTTCACGGACCTCCTGCGGCCCGATTCGCCCGTCTCGGGACCCTGA
- a CDS encoding sulfotransferase family protein: MPAATPVSPVKESAAKELVRPPTDPADRLLTAPIFILSPVRSGSTLLRSVLNAHSMVHAPHELHVRRLTVGFGTPLSRKAMDALGHNQADLEHLLWDRVLHRELVRSGKSFIADKTPANAFAFERIATCWPDARFVFLLRHPASIAKSWHEASPDRRTPEEAALDALRYMKAVQRARRALTGLTVRYEDLTEDPETQTRSICDFLGIPWEPQMLSYGTQAVIQKGLGDWKDKIQTGTVQQGRDLPRPDQIPDVLRPMSVTWGYLAAT; this comes from the coding sequence TTGCCCGCGGCGACCCCTGTCAGCCCGGTGAAGGAGTCGGCGGCGAAGGAACTCGTCAGGCCACCGACCGACCCGGCGGACCGGCTGCTGACCGCGCCGATCTTCATCCTCTCGCCGGTCAGGTCGGGTTCCACGCTCCTGCGATCGGTGCTCAACGCCCACTCGATGGTGCACGCCCCGCACGAGCTGCACGTACGCCGGTTGACCGTGGGTTTCGGCACCCCGCTGTCGCGCAAGGCGATGGACGCTCTCGGCCACAACCAGGCCGACCTGGAGCACCTGCTGTGGGATCGCGTGCTCCACCGGGAGCTGGTCCGCAGCGGCAAGTCCTTCATCGCGGACAAGACGCCGGCCAACGCCTTCGCCTTCGAGCGCATCGCCACCTGCTGGCCCGACGCCCGCTTCGTCTTCCTGCTGCGCCACCCCGCCTCCATCGCGAAGTCCTGGCACGAGGCCAGCCCGGACCGCCGCACGCCGGAGGAGGCCGCACTCGACGCCCTGCGCTACATGAAGGCGGTGCAGCGGGCCCGCCGCGCGCTCACCGGCCTGACCGTGCGCTACGAGGACCTGACCGAGGACCCGGAGACCCAGACCCGGAGCATCTGCGACTTCCTCGGCATCCCCTGGGAGCCTCAGATGCTCTCCTACGGCACGCAGGCCGTGATCCAGAAAGGCCTCGGCGACTGGAAGGACAAGATCCAGACAGGGACCGTGCAGCAAGGACGCGATCTTCCCCGGCCTGACCAGATACCCGACGTCCTGCGGCCGATGTCCGTCACGTGGGGATACCTGGCGGCCACATGA
- the tatA gene encoding Sec-independent protein translocase subunit TatA, with translation MADLGLPEILIILAVLILLFGAKRLPEMARSMGRSLRVFKSEINRPQDDEDTPPTPL, from the coding sequence ATGGCCGATCTCGGACTGCCTGAGATACTCATCATTCTGGCGGTACTCATATTGCTCTTCGGCGCGAAAAGGCTGCCGGAGATGGCCCGTTCGATGGGACGCTCCCTGCGCGTCTTCAAGAGCGAGATCAACCGTCCGCAGGACGATGAGGATACACCGCCCACACCTCTCTGA
- a CDS encoding ArsR/SmtB family transcription factor produces the protein MAGMKHPQHHPDLDQMKLTEVMAALSDPIRVGLVRLLSDGVERGWGELRAPVAKSTLSHHLRVLRNAGITRTREEGTRCFVTLRRADFDARFPHLLDAVLDAAGTEDVGHHVSLAVTV, from the coding sequence ATGGCTGGCATGAAACACCCGCAACATCACCCCGACCTCGACCAGATGAAGCTCACCGAGGTGATGGCGGCCCTCAGTGATCCCATCCGGGTGGGGCTGGTCCGCCTGCTGTCCGACGGCGTGGAGCGTGGCTGGGGAGAGTTGCGGGCACCGGTGGCCAAGTCGACCCTGAGCCACCATCTGCGGGTCCTGCGGAACGCGGGGATCACCCGCACCCGCGAAGAGGGGACGCGATGCTTCGTCACCCTCCGCCGCGCCGACTTCGACGCCCGCTTCCCCCACCTCCTGGACGCGGTGCTGGACGCGGCCGGCACCGAGGACGTGGGACACCACGTCAGCCTGGCGGTTACCGTCTAG
- a CDS encoding aminoglycoside phosphotransferase family protein — translation MGRTVSALVTWDGRCLGAVGPFPVSVPWWSEVEPVVAHLRQALGVPVLVLRLLHVRGGEGARDGHVTYHVEALERPAPGLLVADPPDGDASHAWFTEPQERRSPWARAEDLHEILDWASGTLEAAGRPVTGAVEQRKTWNLAGLFRLPTARGPVWLKATPGFAADEAGVIAAFAQVDPGLVPALVGSGERRVLLEHVPGEDCWDAPAEVIADGVNRFVAAQAALAGRQGGLPGGLPDRRTPALAGRIRDLLDGDEVRELTAEELTAARALARRWPALEDCGLPDTIVHGDFHPGNWRSDGGPPVIVDFADAFFGNPVLDGSRLCDFLSPAGRADATRDWIDAWSAQVPGCDPARALVVAEPLAHLTYAVRYQEFLDGIEPDEQIYHRGDPVAEIRAALRCAQA, via the coding sequence ATGGGACGTACGGTCAGCGCGCTGGTGACGTGGGACGGGAGGTGTCTCGGGGCCGTCGGACCGTTCCCGGTGAGCGTCCCGTGGTGGTCGGAGGTCGAGCCGGTGGTGGCGCACCTGCGGCAGGCACTCGGAGTGCCGGTGCTGGTGCTGCGCCTGCTGCACGTGCGGGGCGGCGAAGGGGCTCGCGACGGTCATGTGACCTATCACGTCGAAGCACTGGAGCGGCCCGCGCCCGGCCTGCTGGTCGCGGATCCTCCGGATGGCGACGCCTCTCACGCCTGGTTCACCGAGCCGCAGGAGCGGCGCTCGCCGTGGGCTCGAGCGGAGGATCTCCACGAGATCCTCGACTGGGCGTCCGGCACGCTCGAAGCGGCGGGCCGCCCGGTGACCGGGGCGGTCGAGCAGCGCAAAACCTGGAACCTGGCCGGTCTGTTCCGTCTTCCCACGGCCCGGGGGCCGGTGTGGCTGAAGGCCACGCCGGGGTTCGCGGCCGACGAGGCGGGGGTCATCGCGGCGTTCGCCCAGGTGGATCCCGGGCTCGTGCCCGCGCTCGTCGGATCGGGAGAACGGCGGGTGCTGCTGGAGCACGTGCCGGGAGAAGACTGCTGGGACGCCCCCGCGGAGGTCATCGCCGACGGGGTGAACCGCTTCGTCGCGGCGCAGGCCGCGCTCGCCGGGCGTCAGGGCGGGCTTCCGGGCGGATTGCCTGATCGGCGCACGCCCGCCCTCGCCGGCCGGATCCGGGATCTCCTCGACGGCGACGAGGTGAGGGAACTCACCGCGGAGGAGCTGACCGCGGCCCGCGCGCTCGCCCGGCGGTGGCCCGCGCTTGAGGACTGCGGCCTGCCCGACACGATCGTGCACGGCGACTTCCACCCCGGCAACTGGCGCAGCGACGGCGGCCCGCCGGTCATCGTCGACTTCGCGGACGCGTTCTTCGGCAATCCGGTGCTGGACGGATCACGCCTGTGCGACTTCCTGTCCCCGGCCGGGCGGGCGGACGCCACCCGGGACTGGATCGACGCCTGGTCGGCGCAGGTCCCCGGGTGCGACCCGGCCCGCGCCCTCGTCGTCGCCGAACCGCTCGCGCACCTGACCTACGCCGTCCGCTACCAGGAGTTCCTCGACGGCATCGAACCCGACGAACAGATCTACCATCGCGGCGACCCCGTCGCCGAGATCCGCGCCGCGCTCCGGTGCGCACAGGCCTGA
- a CDS encoding AzlD domain-containing protein has product MSLLAIVLLAVGTYALRLAGPMFQHRLSIPDRLQRLLSVAAVVLLVALVATASLTEGNGFAGWARPSGVLVGGVLAVRRAPFPVVVIAAAATTAVLRLCGVP; this is encoded by the coding sequence ATGTCCCTGCTCGCCATCGTCCTGCTGGCCGTCGGAACCTACGCGCTCCGGCTGGCCGGACCGATGTTCCAGCACCGGCTGAGCATTCCGGACCGCCTGCAACGACTGCTGTCCGTCGCCGCGGTCGTCCTGCTGGTCGCCCTGGTGGCCACCGCCTCACTCACCGAGGGGAACGGCTTCGCCGGATGGGCCAGGCCGTCCGGCGTGCTGGTCGGCGGGGTTCTCGCGGTCCGGCGCGCGCCGTTTCCCGTGGTGGTCATCGCGGCCGCCGCGACCACGGCGGTGCTCCGGTTGTGCGGCGTGCCCTGA
- a CDS encoding AzlC family ABC transporter permease, producing MHSLWRTLDRGTRRDIALICLANAIVGASFGAIAVSGGIQPWVPITMSLLVFAGSAQFAAVGVVLSGGSPVAAVVAGLVLNARLLPFGFAVADVLDGRWWTRLLGAHLTLDESVAFALRQRDRRRRRAAFWICGLAMFLIWNLAVVLGALAGGILGDTDALGLDAAFPVVLLALVLPALTDRGTRNAALLGAVVAVATAPFLPAGLPVLLALAGLLPIGRPATAAAKTDPTREAL from the coding sequence ATGCATTCGCTATGGCGAACACTTGATCGCGGCACGCGCCGCGACATCGCCCTGATCTGTCTCGCCAACGCGATCGTCGGTGCTTCCTTCGGCGCGATCGCCGTGTCCGGCGGCATACAACCCTGGGTGCCGATCACCATGTCCCTGCTGGTCTTCGCCGGTAGCGCCCAGTTCGCCGCGGTGGGCGTGGTGCTCTCCGGCGGCAGCCCGGTCGCCGCGGTCGTGGCCGGCCTGGTGCTCAACGCCCGCCTGCTCCCCTTCGGTTTCGCCGTCGCCGACGTGCTCGACGGACGGTGGTGGACCCGGTTGCTGGGCGCGCATCTGACCCTCGACGAGTCCGTGGCCTTCGCCCTGCGCCAGCGCGACCGGCGGCGGCGCCGCGCCGCGTTCTGGATCTGCGGCCTCGCCATGTTCCTGATCTGGAACCTGGCCGTCGTGCTCGGCGCGCTGGCCGGAGGGATCCTCGGCGACACCGACGCCCTCGGACTCGACGCGGCCTTTCCCGTCGTGCTGCTGGCCCTGGTGCTGCCCGCGCTCACCGATCGCGGCACCCGCAACGCGGCCCTGCTCGGCGCGGTCGTCGCGGTCGCGACCGCGCCGTTCCTGCCCGCAGGGCTGCCGGTGCTGCTCGCGCTGGCCGGTCTCCTGCCGATCGGCCGGCCCGCCACCGCCGCGGCGAAGACCGACCCGACCCGGGAGGCGCTCTGA
- a CDS encoding helix-turn-helix domain-containing protein encodes MDIVRQIERIGVWSERMEDESRGGGDRSSRDLAALIAASVRRERDRAGLSLTELAKRAGIAKSTLSQLESGVGNPSVETLWGLGAALGVPFSRLVDPPRPNVRVIRAGEGPVTYAEKADYAATLLSSCPPGARRDIYRIVVQPGEPRISEPHMSGTTEHVTLATGRALVGPNQEAVEIGPGDYVAYPGDVPHIFKALEPDTVAVMVMEHI; translated from the coding sequence ATGGACATCGTTCGTCAAATCGAACGAATCGGCGTCTGGAGCGAACGCATGGAAGACGAGTCACGAGGCGGGGGCGACCGGTCCTCCCGCGACCTGGCCGCGCTGATCGCGGCGTCGGTCCGCAGGGAGCGCGACCGCGCCGGGCTGTCCCTGACCGAACTGGCCAAACGGGCGGGCATCGCCAAGTCCACGCTGTCCCAGCTGGAATCGGGCGTCGGCAATCCGAGCGTGGAAACCCTGTGGGGACTCGGCGCCGCGCTCGGCGTGCCGTTCAGCCGGCTGGTCGACCCGCCGCGGCCGAACGTGCGGGTGATCCGTGCCGGTGAGGGGCCGGTCACCTACGCGGAGAAGGCCGACTACGCGGCCACGCTGCTGAGCTCCTGCCCGCCCGGCGCCCGGCGGGACATCTACCGGATCGTGGTGCAGCCGGGCGAGCCGCGGATCTCGGAACCGCACATGTCCGGCACGACGGAACACGTGACGCTCGCCACCGGCCGGGCGCTGGTCGGCCCGAACCAGGAGGCGGTCGAGATCGGCCCGGGCGACTACGTCGCCTATCCCGGCGACGTGCCGCACATCTTCAAGGCCCTCGAACCGGACACCGTCGCGGTGATGGTCATGGAGCACATCTGA
- a CDS encoding TetR/AcrR family transcriptional regulator — protein sequence MTTPGSARPGGRTARTREAVRAATLAELAEKGYDGLTVEGIALRSGVHKTTVYRRWGSVEGLAADALDLAGGEPWPIPDTGTVEGDLRELTRLVVTGFADPDAGPIATAFVSASVRNPATARALHAFYAARHRQSAVLITRAIERGELPEGTDAVEVVRVAVAPLYYRLFITGEPADEAVADRAAASALAAARAGVFQSST from the coding sequence GTGACTACTCCCGGGAGTGCCCGGCCCGGCGGGCGCACCGCGCGGACCCGCGAAGCCGTACGCGCGGCCACCCTCGCCGAGCTGGCGGAGAAGGGGTACGACGGTCTGACCGTGGAGGGGATCGCGTTGCGCTCCGGCGTGCACAAGACCACGGTCTACCGGCGCTGGGGCAGCGTGGAGGGGCTTGCCGCCGACGCACTGGACCTGGCCGGCGGCGAGCCCTGGCCGATTCCCGACACCGGCACCGTCGAAGGCGACCTGCGAGAGCTCACCCGCCTGGTGGTGACCGGCTTCGCCGATCCCGACGCCGGCCCGATCGCGACCGCGTTCGTCTCGGCCTCCGTACGCAACCCGGCCACCGCGAGGGCGCTGCACGCTTTCTACGCCGCCCGCCACCGGCAGTCCGCCGTCCTCATCACCCGCGCGATCGAGCGGGGCGAGCTCCCCGAGGGCACCGACGCCGTCGAGGTGGTCAGGGTCGCCGTCGCGCCGCTGTACTACCGGTTGTTCATCACCGGAGAGCCGGCCGACGAGGCGGTCGCCGACCGGGCCGCCGCCTCGGCCCTGGCCGCCGCTCGCGCCGGAGTGTTCCAGTCCTCGACGTGA